TAACAGGAAGAGAGATGTGGTTAGGTAATACAACTGGATGTTTGCTTTGTCATGTCAACACAGAGGCACATTACATACACGTATACACACACCCTGGCTGCTGGATTTTAGGACATGATGCTCCACATTGACCCAGTATTGTGTTACTCCTTCCATTACTGCTGACTAACTCCTGCTCTCCGGCTAGAGTGATAGCTGCAAGGTGCATGGAGCGAGGCAGCGTCCGTCCGTTTCAAGTTATCTGGCACAGAGAAGCCCAAGAAATCTGGGCCAGCTGAACCCGATCCCTGAAACAGAGCCTGGTGCTGCAGATTCTGAGGTTACACATCCAGCAGCATCTGGTACTCTTAGGCCAGAATGACCTTGGTGGTAAGGAAGGTCATAGAACATGAGACAATATAGCACAATATTTGCCCTTACAATTCCAGAAATTCcaataaatttgacaaatttaaggatgtatgaataaaaatcatCCAAACTAACAGACatgttacaaaaaagaaaaagaacaaatatatcaagaagattttatttttgtctcagtTTTGTCACAAATATCTTTCATCATCACATTTTTAGTTGAGacaagtaaacaaaaaacagatttttccaTTGGTATGAAAACAGTTACTACTGTACAACATCATACAAACACAGTGGCTATCTTTAGAGCCACCTGAGAGGGATGACCTGCAACGCCTCTTTCTCATTGGTCAGTCACACACCAGAGGAGGAGCACCACAGGATCTAGCGCAGAATTGAGCACGTTCTGCTGCAGACTTTATTTAGCATTGACCATTTTTACAAGAAAAGACAAACGTAGAACCGGGAAGGATGTAAACACACAGTGCCAGCTCTGAGAACAAGAAGCATGATTTGAGCAGGAAGAGAGGAATATACGCATATGAAGTAGGGATGTAACGGTATTTGTATTCGTCCCGTACTGTCACGGTGCGGTCGTCACGGTTCGGTGCACACAGTAATAGGAATATGTCTGagtgagtattaaaaaaatgttgagttCTCATTTCAATCCAGGTGACGGCAAtgagcctaaaagctgccagcaaccgtcattacagaagaaggagcagttacaaaaacaaacgaagaagaGTGATGGCGCATGTGGAGTTAGAAGAGCTGCCGGCCTCATTTAAATCACCCGCAtagcaatggtgctctggctctgtgaatcatgtcaagtctgtgttgaaatcagcaaaagaaaaaagacgcCAATTtccatacttaacaagctaacttgcgGTTGTGTGATGATACGTTCAACTTAGCTGGGAAATGTTAGCGTTTAAGAAATGGGTataaaaatatgtcaatatatcaatgaaaataacctagttattaaaaaatgtatttgtttattcaaatttcttttcattttttcattgaagaacttttggagggaggttgcagcattatttttaatttaatgtaatttattcagcctatttctTTTAGTACAATttaattaaagaattaaaattaaattttaattatCCGCTTCAATCACCCTACAGAAAAcgtaccgaaccgtgacttcaaaaccgaggtacatcgcgaaccgaaatttttctgtactgttacacccctaatatGAAGGAATTTTAATTATCAGCATTATTAACAATTTAGTtacaaagtgatgaaaaaaactaTTTACATTCTGACTTGATCATTTAGTTTGgtgtaaaaatttaaattgtaacACGTCAGTAATGCATACACTCTCTTATAAATCATTACCagtattaaaatacatgtcTGAATTCTGAGTTGTAGTTCCTGCtaatttttaatgttatatttTCATATAATACTTTGGTAtgcttttttcttaaaaaatgtatataatagTTGTTAAatcacaaacattttattttgtcagaTATGTGGCCTGTTGCTAAActtgacacatttttatgctaaagaagtttttttttgttttttttttttaaataagaaaagcaAATTCATGGAAGCCCTCAGCAGACAGAgattcatacattttatttgattttttcctATAATAACaacttttttcaatttatttattcattcattcttttATTCAGTTAATCGGTTATCACGGGAAAGCTACTGTTATTACTCAGAGAAAATCACATAAAATAAGCACAGCCAGTTTTAACAATAAGGAAAGGCAATTACCTGGGACCTTGTGCTCCAAGGGGCCTCAAATCATTGGCAAAGATGTGTATGTCAAATGTGAGCTatacatcaaaaatgatttaagtAATTAACTGTTTAACTGATTCAAAATCCCTAAAAAGGCTTACTGTGTACATAAAAGTAATTTATAGCAAGGTAGatctgtataaaaatgtgaaatccaaaataaaatcaattccTGTGTGATAAAACGGGATTAAATACCTGTAAACACCATGAGTTTGAAGCTTCATTATATAAactttagagatgtttttcaggactgaaatatagcctggtggttcataacacagtggcctgtcatacaacacatctaaaataaaagattttttttttcactctacagggactttaaactATTGAGGTGTGGAGATTTTGAGTTATATGTaggactgtcagcattaatgcagcaATCCTGATGTGATTAAGTACCAGAATTTGTCAATAATCTTTTTAATTGCATTGATCTTGTGCTTTATTacccctttcagcacactttgggtAAACCACCTCAATGTCTCCCCTGCAGCCATAATGATGTAACACAGGAGCACCACTGCTCCCTAacgtctcatttcagtttaaaaatccCAAAGACCGCAAAGTGGTCAAAGCAACTGCACCATGCTCTATCAGACATTTCCCTTTTGactgttaaatatttttcattttcagttcatAACAAGTTAgattttctgtggttaagttcatgccATATTTTTGTATCAACTCggagttccttattttcttttcaaataaaaataggtCTTTGtctaaacaggaagttaacTGCCTTTATTTTAAGACAGTATAACAACTAGAAATGAAGCAAAagagttttaaatgaaaaataggagtttttaaaatgtgtcaaagaaCATTTAGACTAATTGGAATTAACTTTAATACTCTTGAGATTCATCACTATAAGAAAATGTAATAGTTTGAAAATCTCCACAAGCTGGGATTTTTTTAAGCAAATGAGAACAGCCTTTTATAtgtctttgcctggggcctcaaaTTAACAAAACTAAGTTGAGATCTGGAGAAAACAAGTTAAAATGTAATATTACTAATGTCTCCTAAGGGCTTCCATATATTTTTGCGCTCTTGATATCAGGGCTTTGGCTCCagttatttaattaaaaaaacatctaaatagTAAAAAGgtacaatatttaaaaaattaaaattaaataaaaaaatgttatcgACCCATGCTTGTTTGTGCTTGTAGTGTTGATGTcattaaaagtttgttttggaCGTGCAGGTGGCATTTCCTCACTGCATGAGGACACagtacagtaataataataataataatatctgtAGTTGTAATTTAACGTGTGGATGGGTAATCCTGGCTACGATCCACAGGTGACACAACACTGTCTCTGGACCGACCTGAGGGAGCAGCGACCTAACAGCTTCAGTTTGTCACAGAAACGTGACGACATGGTGTTCTTTCTGCAGACTGGACctgcacacaaaaaaaacacaaaagatcaGAAGTCATGAAATTTACAGGTTTGATGTTTGGTCACAGAAAGCAGCAAATGTGACAGCATTGTCATGCTTTATGTGAGCTGATATCAAATCCATTTTCATATATTCCACTAAGCCGGACAACAGACAAAGTGAGTGTTAGACAAACCTGTGTTGGTCTTGCATTCCTGCATATTGCACTTCCTGAGACTTTCAGGTTTAGAAATCTTCTCACAGAGGTTGTTGGGCATTACAGCCAGATCCTGCTCACTAACACAGTTCACTTCTCGCTGCTGCTGGCCCCCACCACAACTCACAGAGcactacaaagacacacaagGTAATCATCAAATCCCGACTATTAGACCTGCAAGCCTTAGAATTGTTTTTACCAATGACCTTTAGAAATGTGACTGACCTCTTCCCAGTCCTCGGCCCTCCACTGAGTGCAGGGCTTTAGGCTGCAGGCCTCTGTGCTGTTTGGCTTCAGTGTGGAGCTGCAACGATGAGGCTCAGGACAATACACCAGCCGCTCCCGTATGCCTTCACCACAGTTTCCAGAGCACTGAGGAAAACACAAGGAATTAAGGCACGTATCTGCAttttaatcttctttttttgtttgtttgtttgtttttttacaaaatcCAATCTCAGTATATTTTCTATAGAGTCTATGTGATCGGTTAAacaataatacatttttgttgtttgatgCCAACATAAGTGAAATATCACTAATTCTCATAGTGGGAGTTGTCACTCCTGAGTGATGcaacatgttaaaatattttccttATCCCTGTTGCTTAATTTCTGCATACTCTGCTCTGGCTTATTGttttaatgtgacatttaagCTGTGTGAAAAAAGTATGAAGAGTAAGAAAGTCAGGGACTTTTATTTCCATGTGAGACAAAGCCTGAGGtgttcaaatatatttttttattaacatgaTATAGCTTACATAGATTTTTTCatatatgtgtctgtgtgtaagtTATGTCATTACTTGATGATCTCCAATACCATTGATGGGAGCTGTTTCTATCATTAGCACAGACAAAGTTTTGCCCGTTTgttaaagttaaacattttctctgtaTAGGTTCTTTGCAAATGATGTCACACAGCAGTGGAGAAATCCCCCCtcaaacaaaaaagttaaaaattatcCATTTGAATGGGGTCAATTACCATTGCTGGAAAAACTTTAGGTAAGGTGCgggcttttatgccttcatttaaCAGAGCTGTTGAGAAAGACAAGAAATGTGGAGACAGAGAGTGGGGGATGACATTCACCACACCACATGGCGTAAAAACCTCAAGGAGTGATGCCTGTGACAAGTGCGATGAGGACTggagcctctgtacatggggcgcCCCTCTACTGACTGAGCACAGcagtaaaaatgcatttcagcATGAAAACGTTAACTTTTGAAAGCTATAGAGTCTACAGGGATTTCATTTCAGTAATTCTCCTACCGGTCCCCATGGTGATGTGCTCCAGCTCATACAGGGCTTGTGGGGGCAGGTAAGAGTGCTAACAGGTCTGCTGGACACAGCCTGGCAGTGGAAAGGTCTGAGGGGACGTTTACTCTGAGAATCAACACACTGGACTTCCCGGTATCTTCTCCCCACCACAGCACAGCTATCTGGACACTGCAGAGATCACAGTGAGGAAATGAGCTAAGAAATTAGCAAAAAGAGAGCTGCAGAGGAAACAAATATCATCTGGATGAGTAAGACTAAGCAAGTAGTGGATTAATTAAGCATTGGGTGTACTTAAGAAGTAATAAATGTAACAGTCGGATTCAGTGACTTCAGGAAATCTGAAGTTACTTACCTTGCTCCAGCTGCCACTCTGCCAGATGGCACAGGGCTGCAGGAGACATGTGCGTGCAGGCTCAGGTCTCTTCATGTTTGCACAGTCGCCATCATTCTGAGAGCTGCACACAACTGTCCTCCATATTGCTCCGATCCCACAGGTTGTTGAACACTGGGGAGGAAGGGGCATGTCCAAGTTATAACTCAGGTTTCGTTCAAGTATGACCAGTAAAGTAAAGAATCATCAAGTTGAAGTTTTGGGAGCATATTGAAACTTTTTGCAAAGATCTTTTGGAATTGTAGACTcttaaaatctgcaaacaaaaGAAGCCTTTGGGTACCGTTTTTCACAACACTGTGCTCATTATTTTGCAGATCAATGATTCACCACCATTCATATTTTTGATAGTAAACTACAATGTTTGTTAAATTTTCTGGTGTGGCAAATTTGAGGAACATTACAACATTACTGTCAGTTGCATAACAGATAGGATCTTATCAATATGATAATTCTTCATAAATCCTTTCATTCCTTCTTATATGGCAGTATTTCATGTAAATTCCAACTTTACTCCAACAATACTAAACATTTCATATCTGTCAGGTCAGCTCAGATATTACAGCTGCTATATCTAGTGTGGACCCTTACATAAGGTCTTAAACACTAACTATAGTGCCCATAAAAATATtccaccccttggatgtttttccctgattttattgatcagtcattggcaatataatttggctttttttttcaaaaaaacaaacaaaaaaactccttaatgtcaaatttaaaacgGTTTTCCTCCAAGTTATaccaattaaacaaaacatacagttgcaagaaaaagtatgtgaaccctttgggatttctgcataaattgctcataaaatgtgttctgatcttcatctaagtcacagcaatagacaaacacagtctgcttgaACTAAcaccgcacaaaaaatgatatgttttcatgtttctatggaacaaaccatgtaaacactCACAGTGCAGCAAAGCAAaacaccatttctgtgtagctttcactgtatgctcaggtcattgtcttgctggaaaataaatcttcccccaagACTGcaaaagattgtcctccaggaatttcctatattttgccctctacatttacaagcTTCCCATGGCTGGCTGTCAAGAAGtgtccccacagcatgatgctgccatcactgtgcATTGCAGTGaagattgtgtgtttgtggtgatgtgcagtgtttggtgtcccctaaacacagcatcttgtctgatggccaaaaagccccattttggtctcatcagaccaacaaACTTTCCATTTGGCCATGGAGTCTCTTACATCCCTTTTGGTGAAATCTGTCAAGATTTAAtctaagttttcttcaacagtggctttctcttttacTTGGAGCGACtactgattaaacagtgactggaccttctagacacaggtgtatttatgctacaatcacttgggacacatttactgcactcaggtgatcctgtTTTCACTCATTGTGAGACTCTTAGAACCAAtaggctggacctctgttgaattaggtcagccactttaaaggggatgaatatttatgttatcacttattttgcattatatttttttgttcaatcaACATTACTGCTACAGGAACAAGAGATCCATCGGCTAGGATAGAGAACATAGAACTGCTGTATTGCTGCTATGCAAAGTCCTTTACAATTAACGTAGACATTTCACTGCTATAAATCAACTCGTAGcttcaaagaaaacaataataaGGTCCTTAAAAGTCTATACCAACCTCGCTCCAGTTTCCAACATCCCAGAACACATCCATGCGGACTGTCTCTCTGTCTGATAGGTTGTTCTGGTCCCTTGGATTTTGTTGTCTCTGGTTTTGGTTTTTGGACCGACCACCTTTAGGCCATGTCGAGGGCTTTTTAGAACGAGAGGTGGCACTGTTTTTCTTGGGTGTCACGGCAGGCTTCTTCAGTTTGATGATCTTCACTGTAGGTGGGGGATGCGCTGCAGTGGTAAACGGCTTTCTTGCTGTAGTGGAAGGAGCTTTTGTTGTGTGGAcatctttgtgcactggagttGTAAGAGAGACGCTGTGAGTCCAGTGGCTGAGAGGATTGACACGAGGGGTGGTGTGGGGAATTCGGCGAGTGGTCTTTGGCAATGCTTCGGTGGTGGTGtgcagggtggaggaggtgataGAGGTAATCGTGGTTGCTTTGGTCGTGTGTACGATGGGTGAACTTGTTTGTAAAGTGGGTGTAATGAGTAAATGCGGCCTTGGTGTGGTTGATTTAAGTGGATTTTTGAGTGATTTAGAAGTGGTAACATCCAGGTCAATGATCCCCTCGTCTTCCGTTGTCCTTTCTTCAACAACATAATCATATCCTGGAGTATACATTACCACATTTGGCGTActtccctcctctccttcatcCCCTTCTTCCTCATTTTCTTCTCCCACTCCAGCTccttttctgtccttttctgCAGATTTGGATTTCCCCTTCTTATCctcatttttactcattttatcATCAAACTCATAATCATCTGTAATTAGGATTTCAGGGGTTGTGGTTTTATGAGCTGTGGTAGGGATTAGAGCAGTAGTAGTTTCTTTGGATGTTTTCCTCCTAACAGTGACAGCAGCTGTGGGTGCAGCTGTGGTCGTGGTGCTCGCCCAGGTAGTGTTAGCAGGAAGCTTGGTGGGGTGGCTCTTGGGAGGGAAAATGCGGCGGTATTTAGGAGGAGGGCCTGGTCGTCTACGGAGACCTGTGTTAGGGCAGCTCTGCAGGGCACACAGAGATCTTGAGCGAGGTTTAGTTGAGAGGTCACAGCTCTTCTTTGGTGCCAGTGCACATGTGACTGTACGTGAGCGAACGCCTCCTCCACAAGATACCGGGCactgtaaagaaagaaaaaatactttcactCAGAAAAAGGTGTGatccctaaaactaatgtgagATAAAACACTAGAAGACTgcaagaaaacaatgaaacaaaatggTACATACTTCTTCCCAGTTGCCcacagtccagtccagtccacatggCACATCTCTGTTGCACGGCACGATAGGTTTGGGTTTCAAGAGATGCTTACACTCCACAGGGTGCAGCACCCTTTCTTCCCCTGAAACTGTGCGGACACAGAGCACTGTTCGCTTTCGAATCCCCTCGGTTCCACATGTTGTTGTGCACTGCTGCCAGCCACCCACCCACCACCTGTGGAAGAGAGGAAAGATATAAGAGAGGAGATATTTTTAAGGAACATAGAATTTGATGGCCTTaagtaatgtaaataaaaaaaaatcaaaattttcctttaaatgatGAACAGGATGGCACAGATGGCTTAGCAGTTGGGGCATGCCCAATGTACAGAAGTTAGTCTTTCAAGTTGGAGACctgggtcattccccactctcacATTGATTTCCTGCACTATCCACAGTCCTGTCCTCTTCAAATAAACAAGTATTTACCAAGTTATAATGCATTAATGATCAAGTTTATTATGGCATTATCGAGTGATATTATAGCAATGCTCTGGCAAATATGTGGTGTATTACCATAACCCTACCCATAACCACCAACCATAACCCTTAAAATTGCTTAAAATTGTTCAGAAAAGATTAATTTTAACctagtgggccaaaataaagactTAACCTGGGTCTTACTAAGCAActtatatataaaattaaatagaaatagaaattacttggtaaagTACCAACTTAGTACCAGAGAATTACCACAATACGaagaattacttgataattaatacattattactaggtaaatacttcctaATTATTACATAGTTAGTGCTCTGTAAAAGCCAacttattactaggtaattaccacTTGATTCCTGAGaaatcttactactataattggagaGCTGTCTATCTGTATGTCTCGATTTGCAAACCTCtctgttgctccaattgtcattcatacctctcagaagacttcttgggtatGCTGTTTCAAAACTGGAACCATGACAAAATCATAAACATGTATAGATTTTgtataaaaatccaaaacttgtgggttttttttcgCTTCAGTTTGCTCCCCCTCATGTCCCCATCCGCCAATACGCCTGACGTGCTGACGTGAGCATAATGCGTAATGCATAATGCGGTTGCTCTGCTGTTGTCTTTCTCTAAACGTTGATCAAGCTTAAGTTAAATTTTTCACTCTTTCTACTTCTAATCACTACTGCTTTATAGCTGTCTTGAGTTTAGACGTACGTATAGTTAACTACAAGCTGCTTTTCTCTCAGCCTCCCTTTCCTCTTTTACCCcagcttagcctagcttagcctctGCTTCTCTGTCTGCGTCTGCCTCTCCTGCTCAGTGTGCCAGATGTTCAGCTTTTACCAGTCCTCCTTCACCAATAATGCTACATATATATAATGTAGTTTATGTGCTCTGGAGAACAGGGTAATTCTTTTGGAAATTTGGCTCCACACCACTGAATCCAAACCTTTATTCTCAGCTCTAGCAAACCAGCCCCCTGTAGCCAatgaacccaggccacctgctTTGAGGACAAAAGACTCTGTACATGGGGTACTCAGACTTAACCACAAGGCTACCTAAGACCCCCCAAAACTATGCATATGCATCCccccaaatccaaaaaaggaacaaatcatatggaccaaaaaaaaacaaaaaatttgcAGTAAAGAACATTGTGTAAGATAAATTTGTTATCAGAAGAACtagattaaaatgaataattaaagCTCCTTTAAGCTGAAGTCAATCATCATAACTGtatgtaaaaagtaaaagaactTTTGGGACCTGGCAGGACAGTCCACGATTTTGCattttctgtgtctgtcttCTGGACGGCTATCTGGGTCACAAAGAGAATCATCCACTACGCCCACATCCATCTCAAAACACCTTGCAGGCTGGTGCTGTTCACCTGGACATTCACAGGAAgtttgatctcataattttgtcAGTGAAAGTGTCCAACTATCAAAAATTGAATCAGTTCAACATAAGATTTTTGTTGCCAATACAACACCAACCTAAGCCGCAGGTGGTGCTACAGTCTGCCCACGCCCCATGTCTCCACCTATAAATGGGCTCAATGATCTCGTTTCCTGTCCCTTTGGTCTTCTTTATGGTGTATTCATATGTTAAACCTGGATTCTTCTCCTGgaacagcagctgcagaaacacaTGATAATTAAACAGAGAATAATTAAAGGCCTACTGTGATCACCAACTGTAAAATTGTTTGTGTGATTCTCATAAATAAGTTTTAAGtagtatttttgtctttaaaatatttgtttacagaCACTGAAATAGCTTCTCTGCTCTAATTGGTTATTCTTAATCTCACCCTTCCTCTTATTGGCTGAAGTCTctccaaataaaaacatgaacatcaTAAATAGCCCATTACTTCTACACAACTCCAAATATACTTAGAACGGTTAAAATAAATACTCTCCGCTTATTTCAAACACCATTTAATCTCTTTATTTTACTGGCCTACCTGTAGCATGACTGGCTGTCTGGTGGGTCCAGGGGCAGTGAGGTTCTCCATGTTCCCGCTGCGTTCGTAGTAAAACGTGGTCCCTCCAGCCTCATACTCCCCGTTCCACTGGATGATGTAGTTGCCATTGAGAAAGTACTCGTCCTTGGTTTCCACACTCCTAAGAGCCAGGAAGTTACCTGCCTCCTCGACTTCCTTTACCAGGATGTCCCGCGCCCCCGCAGGTATCACACCCACGTCCACGTACCCTGGGAGAGtcgggagggaggggggagtaAGAGTCACAGCGAGGTAATGGATGGCCCACCATGACTGCTGCCACACTCACATCCAGACTAGCAGACAGTCTCTCTCTGATCTTTAATAGAGGGTGGGCTGAGTCTGTGGGGGTGGTTggcatgtatgtgtgtattcGGCGTGGGGGGCACTGCCctgtctctgttttttattgtgtttagaTGAGGGGGAGGGCATGGATGGGGGAGGACGAAAGCAGCTATGAGTCGGTCTCTGGAGTTTAATGATGTTTGTGGGAaggtgtgtgttttctgtgtatgtgcagaggaggggggaggtTGGCTCTCGGCCTGAGCCTTTTGAAGTCGCACACATCTGGGCTGGTTATCTGGAAAGGATGCTGCGTGGagcaaacacacagacagtacaaaaaaaaagagagggaacGAAGGAAAGGAGGAGGTTTTATTGTTTAGAGCCTCTTTGTCTATTAATCTGTCCCTGCCATATGTTGATTCAAACAGTTTTCCATACACACTTtggcaaaaacagccaaaaactTGTCTGTTGTAGAACATGCAAATATGGgcctgcagacacacaaacatcacaccAGCCAAGTCCGGCAGGACAAACAGCTGCACAGTGTGGACAAGACAGCTGCCatgacaacaaagaaacaacacaGTGTCGTAATCCTAATGAACTGtcctg
The Cheilinus undulatus linkage group 5, ASM1832078v1, whole genome shotgun sequence DNA segment above includes these coding regions:
- the adamts12 gene encoding A disintegrin and metalloproteinase with thrombospondin motifs 12 — translated: MRCSQESPVFFVLHFVFTLAAGHEELTDSGRLLSLFAEQGQPSLSESDLSIVHPVKSTPNGAFISHSLSHHFSGGRVKRDLGPLASEEQVYYQVNYKGHALLFNLTANNHLVSSDYILERRNGSANKTEQHRKQEGNSCHLLGTVEAPGVRGTAAISTCKGLRGFFSLPEGHFFIEPVHNSPAKPTGTPEPHVIYPRVSESQRKKRSLQSKKPPSPCGVQDAPSDSVQVEREREEWEREQRKGGSRSQRSVSRERWVETMVVADSKLIEYHGSDNVESYIFTIMNMVAGIFHDASIGNAIHVILVRLILLQGDEKGLKIVHHADSTLSSFCAWQKNLNPQSDTHPAHHDVAVLITRKDICAGSNQPCETLGLSHLSGMCQPHRSCNINEDSGLPVAFTVAHEMGHSFGIHHDGQGNDCELEGKHPFIMSRQLMYDSSPLTWSSCSKEYITRFLDRGWGFCLDDRPSKRDLTTPLARLGVRYTTHHQCQLQYGPNATFCHEVDNVCQILWCSVNGSCRSKLDSPIDGTRCGPEKWCISGECVIVGKLPETVNGGWGQWSTWSFCSRTCGTGVQSAERECNSPKPEFGGKYCTGERKRYRTCNTKPCQKNTPSFREMLCSEFDTVAYQNEFYKWTPVSNPLHPCELHCRPVNEYFSEKMLDTVTDGTPCFMNNKSRNICVNGVCKEVGCDYGIDSNAVEDRCGVCLGDGTSCETVHKKFDDGEGFGYVDVGVIPAGARDILVKEVEEAGNFLALRSVETKDEYFLNGNYIIQWNGEYEAGGTTFYYERSGNMENLTAPGPTRQPVMLQLLFQEKNPGLTYEYTIKKTKGTGNEIIEPIYRWRHGAWADCSTTCGLGEQHQPARCFEMDVGVVDDSLCDPDSRPEDRHRKCKIVDCPARWWVGGWQQCTTTCGTEGIRKRTVLCVRTVSGEERVLHPVECKHLLKPKPIVPCNRDVPCGLDWTVGNWEECPVSCGGGVRSRTVTCALAPKKSCDLSTKPRSRSLCALQSCPNTGLRRRPGPPPKYRRIFPPKSHPTKLPANTTWASTTTTAAPTAAVTVRRKTSKETTTALIPTTAHKTTTPEILITDDYEFDDKMSKNEDKKGKSKSAEKDRKGAGVGEENEEEGDEGEEGSTPNVVMYTPGYDYVVEERTTEDEGIIDLDVTTSKSLKNPLKSTTPRPHLLITPTLQTSSPIVHTTKATTITSITSSTLHTTTEALPKTTRRIPHTTPRVNPLSHWTHSVSLTTPVHKDVHTTKAPSTTARKPFTTAAHPPPTVKIIKLKKPAVTPKKNSATSRSKKPSTWPKGGRSKNQNQRQQNPRDQNNLSDRETVRMDVFWDVGNWSECSTTCGIGAIWRTVVCSSQNDGDCANMKRPEPARTCLLQPCAIWQSGSWSKCPDSCAVVGRRYREVQCVDSQSKRPLRPFHCQAVSSRPVSTLTCPHKPCMSWSTSPWGPCSGNCGEGIRERLVYCPEPHRCSSTLKPNSTEACSLKPCTQWRAEDWEECSVSCGGGQQQREVNCVSEQDLAVMPNNLCEKISKPESLRKCNMQECKTNTGPVCRKNTMSSRFCDKLKLLGRCSLRSVQRQCCVTCGS